From Gemmatimonadaceae bacterium, the proteins below share one genomic window:
- a CDS encoding S9 family peptidase, whose product MRSCRALIALLFVAPALLPAQRAMQPNDWHRVTTVSQPAMSPDGRHVAMTVTTVNERENKRHSEIWVVATAGGDPVRYTAPAFESSNPRFSPDGKYLFFSSQRPGGSGNTWAIRMDAPSGEATQVADWPNGSWTRDGKFAVFVAVGAADTAAAPARGDRAADPYARMESMARPPFDAITKPVDPARFDGRHITAMRYKGNGIGFIPSPRAEPRSRPGQLYTQAPGAKRVQVTNTAYSHRSPVVSPDGRFIAFVADADLRADSVVAALNDSLALLPYDAARDEAPRNDADIYVIPVAGGTPRKVATLMGTEGDLAWSPDGRQLAFIHREARTSQARLAVINVSGGTPTTLTPDWRYEPQGIEWLPGGELAMWADIGGSSAMYLVNPRSRQMRAVIDGRRKVRNFSFDAQGRQVAFISTSVNKPTELHIAGADGRGERVLTKFNEQVNREVAWSDAERIVYPSVGGLEIEGWLMKPFGYEAGRKYPLVLYIHGGPHSQYGEQWFDETQNLAAAGFMVLYTNPRGSSGYGADFTYSTRGRWFAEDYEDLMRGVDLVARRADVDSTKMGVTGGSYGGVMTAWVTVKTNRFKAAQADRMISNWWSWYGTSDVQGLTEFEFFGRPWDNPAMYDSLSPIREVRKVTTPTFILQSEEDHRTPMTDAEQWFMALKKQGTPAEFVRYPRSTHDLSRTGEPWLLVDRLGRLRDWFGYWLQDKR is encoded by the coding sequence ATGCGTTCCTGCCGCGCCCTGATCGCCCTTCTCTTCGTCGCGCCGGCGCTGCTCCCCGCCCAGCGCGCCATGCAGCCCAACGACTGGCACCGCGTCACGACGGTGTCGCAGCCGGCGATGTCCCCCGATGGACGCCACGTCGCGATGACCGTGACGACGGTGAACGAGCGCGAGAACAAACGTCACTCGGAGATCTGGGTGGTGGCAACGGCCGGCGGTGATCCCGTGCGCTACACCGCGCCGGCGTTCGAGAGCAGCAACCCGCGCTTTTCGCCGGACGGCAAGTATCTCTTCTTCTCCTCGCAGCGGCCGGGCGGCAGCGGCAACACCTGGGCCATCCGGATGGACGCGCCCTCGGGCGAGGCGACGCAGGTGGCGGATTGGCCCAACGGGTCGTGGACACGCGACGGCAAGTTCGCGGTCTTCGTCGCCGTGGGCGCGGCGGACACGGCCGCCGCACCGGCGCGCGGTGACCGCGCGGCCGATCCCTACGCCCGGATGGAGTCGATGGCGCGCCCACCCTTCGACGCCATCACGAAGCCGGTCGATCCCGCGCGCTTCGATGGCCGGCATATCACCGCGATGCGCTACAAGGGCAACGGGATTGGCTTCATCCCAAGCCCGCGCGCGGAACCGCGGTCGCGGCCGGGACAGCTCTACACCCAGGCGCCGGGCGCCAAGCGCGTGCAGGTGACCAACACCGCCTACTCGCACCGTAGTCCCGTTGTGTCGCCGGACGGGCGATTCATCGCCTTCGTCGCGGACGCGGACCTGCGTGCGGACAGCGTGGTGGCCGCCCTCAACGATTCCCTGGCGCTGCTGCCGTATGACGCCGCGCGGGACGAGGCGCCGCGCAACGACGCCGACATCTATGTGATCCCCGTGGCCGGTGGGACGCCGCGCAAGGTCGCGACGCTGATGGGCACGGAGGGCGATCTCGCCTGGTCGCCGGACGGCCGGCAGCTGGCGTTCATCCATCGGGAAGCACGCACCTCGCAGGCGCGGCTCGCCGTGATCAATGTGTCGGGCGGCACGCCGACCACGCTCACACCCGACTGGCGCTACGAGCCGCAGGGCATCGAATGGCTGCCGGGCGGCGAGCTCGCGATGTGGGCGGACATCGGCGGCAGCAGCGCGATGTACCTGGTGAATCCGCGTTCGCGCCAGATGCGGGCGGTGATCGACGGGCGCCGCAAGGTGCGCAACTTCAGCTTCGACGCCCAGGGCCGGCAGGTGGCGTTCATCTCCACCAGCGTGAACAAGCCGACCGAACTGCACATCGCCGGCGCGGACGGCCGCGGCGAGCGCGTGCTGACCAAGTTCAACGAGCAGGTGAACCGCGAGGTCGCGTGGAGCGACGCCGAGCGCATCGTGTATCCGTCGGTGGGCGGACTGGAGATCGAGGGCTGGCTGATGAAGCCCTTCGGCTACGAGGCCGGCAGGAAGTACCCGCTGGTGCTCTACATCCACGGCGGTCCGCACAGCCAGTACGGCGAGCAGTGGTTCGACGAGACGCAGAATCTCGCCGCCGCCGGCTTCATGGTGCTGTACACGAATCCGCGCGGCTCAAGCGGGTACGGCGCCGACTTCACGTATAGCACGCGCGGTCGCTGGTTCGCCGAGGACTACGAGGACCTGATGCGCGGGGTGGATCTCGTGGCGCGCCGCGCCGACGTGGATTCCACCAAGATGGGCGTCACCGGTGGTTCCTACGGCGGCGTGATGACCGCCTGGGTCACGGTGAAGACGAACCGTTTCAAGGCCGCACAGGCAGATCGCATGATCTCCAATTGGTGGTCTTGGTACGGGACCTCCGACGTCCAGGGTCTGACCGAGTTCGAGTTCTTCGGCCGGCCCTGGGACAACCCGGCGATGTATGACTCGCTCTCGCCGATCCGCGAAGTGCGCAAGGTGACCACGCCGACGTTCATCCTGCAGAGCGAGGAGGACCACCGCACGCCGATGACGGACGCCGAGCAGTGGTTCATGGCGCTCAAGAAGCAGGGAACGCCTGCTGAGTTCGTGCGCTACCCGCGCAGTACGCACGACCTCTCGCGCACGGGCGAGCCCTGGCTGCTCGTGGACCGGCTCGGACGGCTGCGCGACTGGTTCGGCTACTGGTTGCAGGACAAGCGGTAA
- a CDS encoding aminotransferase class I/II-fold pyridoxal phosphate-dependent enzyme: protein MRTTARFDSLPVYLLATIPQKKRDLIARGVDVIDLGAGDADLPAPPAAVDALVKAVQDPAMGRYGFGLGLLRYREAISAWMEKRFGHTFDPLKEVVPLIGSKEGIAHFCLATLQKGDVAIIPDPGYLAYLGGTLLSEAEPYLYPITPRTNFLVELDDVPADVLKRTKLLFLNYPNNPTAAIAPMEYLTRTVQRCRELGITLVYDNAYSEMTFDGYVAPSIFDVPGAREVAIEFHSLSKTYNMTGWRCGWACGNPTLVGALAKTKSFLDTGQFMAVQAAGVAALESHADWVPGNIEVFRERRDAAVEAFRANGFPIAESPKASMYLWAPLPGGIPSLAFHERLMESEGVIVLAGSSLGAGGEGFFRVSFITSPARIAEAAVRAGRVLRGFQSSG from the coding sequence GTGCGCACCACCGCCCGCTTCGACAGCCTCCCCGTCTATCTCCTCGCCACGATCCCGCAGAAGAAGCGCGACCTGATCGCGCGCGGCGTGGATGTCATCGACCTTGGCGCCGGCGATGCCGACCTGCCGGCCCCGCCCGCCGCCGTGGACGCTCTGGTGAAGGCCGTGCAGGACCCGGCGATGGGGCGCTATGGCTTTGGGCTTGGCCTTCTGCGTTATCGCGAGGCCATCAGCGCGTGGATGGAGAAGCGCTTCGGCCACACGTTCGACCCGCTGAAGGAGGTCGTGCCGCTCATCGGGTCCAAGGAAGGCATCGCCCACTTCTGCCTCGCGACGCTGCAGAAGGGCGATGTCGCCATCATCCCCGATCCCGGTTACCTGGCCTATCTGGGCGGCACGCTGCTCAGCGAGGCCGAGCCGTATCTCTATCCGATCACGCCGCGCACGAACTTCCTCGTGGAGCTCGACGACGTGCCGGCCGACGTGCTCAAGCGCACGAAGCTGCTCTTCCTGAACTATCCGAACAATCCCACGGCCGCCATCGCGCCGATGGAGTACCTGACGCGCACGGTGCAGCGCTGCCGCGAGCTCGGCATCACGCTGGTCTACGACAACGCCTACTCGGAGATGACCTTCGACGGCTACGTGGCGCCAAGCATCTTCGATGTGCCGGGCGCGCGCGAGGTCGCGATCGAGTTCCATTCGCTGTCGAAGACCTACAACATGACCGGCTGGCGCTGCGGCTGGGCCTGCGGCAATCCCACGTTGGTCGGCGCCCTGGCCAAGACCAAGAGCTTCCTCGACACGGGCCAGTTCATGGCGGTGCAGGCCGCGGGCGTGGCCGCGCTGGAGTCGCACGCAGACTGGGTGCCGGGCAACATCGAGGTCTTCCGTGAGCGTCGCGATGCCGCGGTCGAGGCTTTCCGCGCCAATGGGTTCCCGATCGCGGAGAGCCCAAAGGCGTCGATGTACCTCTGGGCACCGCTGCCCGGCGGAATTCCGTCGCTGGCCTTCCACGAGCGGCTGATGGAATCGGAGGGCGTGATCGTGCTTGCCGGCTCGTCGCTTGGCGCGGGCGGGGAGGGGTTCTTCCGCGTGTCGTTCATCACCAGTCCCGCGCGCATCGCGGAGGCGGCGGTGCGTGCGGGCCGCGTGCTGCGTGGCTTCCAGTCTTCAGGCTGA
- a CDS encoding alpha/beta fold hydrolase: MAASCATVAQPVVAQGRAVAADFRVASPLGHQLAVVVERPAHITPAAVVVLIAGAGPNDRDGYTARGPGGDNHAFRDIVARLTASGFAVARFDEVGTGRSTGDYAVQATTASLATDVAAIVASIAALPDFAARPVILLGHSEGGAIAARVAATEPRVAGVIALAAPAWNGRRIMGYQVRLAAERERQAVSYTSADLIEARMLRDLRDRLEHEAWYPFFLDYDPLPSFREIRVPVLLLQGERDDAVLFEQSYELAEAMRGAGNAAVTLQLFPGLSHDFADPADARRRQGTAPIAEPVLAAIERWLGGLRDASAPPATR; the protein is encoded by the coding sequence GTGGCAGCATCGTGCGCGACCGTCGCGCAGCCTGTCGTCGCGCAGGGCCGTGCGGTGGCGGCCGACTTCCGTGTGGCCTCCCCGCTCGGCCACCAACTCGCCGTCGTCGTCGAGCGTCCGGCGCACATCACCCCAGCAGCGGTCGTCGTGCTCATCGCTGGCGCCGGACCGAACGATCGCGACGGCTACACGGCGCGCGGGCCGGGCGGAGACAACCACGCGTTTCGAGACATCGTCGCGCGGCTCACCGCGTCCGGCTTTGCGGTCGCGCGCTTCGACGAAGTCGGCACCGGTCGCTCCACGGGTGACTATGCCGTGCAAGCCACCACCGCCAGCTTGGCGACTGACGTCGCGGCAATTGTGGCGTCGATTGCCGCGCTCCCAGACTTTGCCGCGCGTCCAGTCATCCTGCTCGGACACAGCGAAGGCGGGGCCATCGCCGCCCGGGTGGCGGCGACCGAACCGCGCGTGGCCGGGGTTATTGCCCTGGCCGCGCCCGCATGGAACGGCCGACGCATCATGGGCTACCAGGTGCGCCTTGCCGCCGAGCGTGAACGACAGGCCGTCTCGTACACGAGCGCGGACCTGATCGAGGCGCGGATGCTGCGCGACCTGCGGGACCGGCTCGAGCACGAGGCCTGGTATCCGTTCTTCCTCGACTACGATCCGCTGCCGTCGTTCCGCGAGATCCGCGTGCCCGTGTTGCTGCTGCAGGGCGAGCGCGACGACGCCGTGCTCTTCGAGCAGTCGTACGAACTCGCGGAGGCGATGCGTGGTGCGGGGAACGCGGCGGTGACGCTGCAGCTGTTCCCGGGGCTCAGCCACGACTTCGCGGACCCGGCGGACGCGCGGCGTCGGCAAGGGACGGCGCCGATCGCCGAACCGGTGCTCGCGGCGATCGAGCGCTGGCTCGGCGGCCTGCGAGACGCGAGCGCTCCCCCAGCGACGCGATGA
- a CDS encoding tetratricopeptide repeat protein — protein MTGIAAFARVGIAAALACASGLAAQSPSLDSLETYRRLVATATQARDSARLADAHRALALVHWQDDRYDSALVHLLQAESIQEARRDTVQLGRIYNTLGATHYQAGNYEPALANFLRSLSIRRAIGDRRGEAVNLTNIGKTYHDWGQYERALSVLREAVAAAERTDDGIVRGYGLHALGVVYLDMGSADSARALLQRSWQAYLSHQPRLTPADSSSAWSFVSLPLARLDVRQGNTEAALTRLRAVLTAAERGGTFRGRIEAQLGLGAAYLAAGRVAEARSAFTAAARLGRDINQRPLTVEALAGLAQSYEASGDARAALRTLREHNALRDSIFDRRIAQRIAGMELEAQAERQRREYGALVEQDRTQRAVIARQRIIVVLAAALVLLGGVLALVLWRFNRQGVERERLLAATNGELRQANQDLTAAMAEVRTLSGFIPICAHCKRVRDDQGYWNAVEHYISSHTEAVFSHAICSTCGPELYGADWEPSVSAPEPSDRPASQTSETHVQERESRRSAGFTMVELLVVIIVLGVLAAIAISKFAGSKERAYVVTMRGDLRNLVTAQTAYQSDQDPPMFAASLADLGAAFRGSAGVTLTLGDAGDSTWSAVATHAGTTRRCAIYVGLDPVAPATLRGQVGCD, from the coding sequence GTGACGGGCATCGCCGCCTTCGCGCGCGTCGGCATTGCCGCGGCGCTGGCCTGCGCCTCGGGCCTTGCTGCCCAGTCGCCGTCCCTTGACTCGCTGGAGACGTATCGTCGGCTGGTCGCCACGGCGACTCAGGCTCGCGACTCGGCGCGGCTGGCCGATGCGCACCGCGCGCTGGCCCTCGTGCATTGGCAGGACGACCGCTACGACAGCGCTCTGGTCCACCTGCTGCAGGCAGAGTCCATCCAGGAGGCGCGGCGGGACACGGTGCAGCTCGGCCGTATCTACAACACACTCGGTGCCACCCACTACCAGGCCGGCAACTACGAACCGGCGCTCGCCAACTTCCTGCGGTCGCTGAGCATCCGCCGAGCGATCGGCGACCGGCGCGGCGAGGCCGTGAACCTCACCAACATCGGCAAGACGTACCACGACTGGGGGCAGTATGAGCGTGCCCTGTCCGTGTTGCGTGAGGCAGTCGCGGCCGCGGAGCGCACCGATGATGGCATCGTGCGCGGCTACGGTCTGCACGCGCTCGGGGTCGTCTATCTGGATATGGGAAGTGCGGACAGCGCACGCGCACTGCTTCAGCGTTCGTGGCAGGCGTATCTGTCGCACCAACCGCGCCTGACGCCCGCTGACTCCTCCAGCGCGTGGTCCTTCGTCTCACTGCCGCTGGCGCGTCTGGATGTGCGGCAGGGCAACACCGAAGCCGCGCTCACGCGTCTCCGCGCCGTGCTCACGGCGGCCGAACGCGGTGGTACCTTCCGCGGCCGGATCGAGGCGCAGCTTGGGCTGGGCGCGGCCTACCTGGCCGCAGGCCGCGTGGCAGAGGCACGCAGCGCCTTCACGGCCGCCGCGCGCCTCGGTCGCGACATCAATCAGCGGCCACTCACCGTGGAGGCCCTCGCCGGACTCGCACAGTCGTATGAGGCCTCCGGTGACGCCCGCGCCGCGCTGCGCACGCTGCGGGAGCACAATGCGCTGCGCGATTCGATCTTCGACCGCCGCATTGCGCAGCGCATCGCGGGGATGGAACTGGAGGCGCAGGCGGAGCGCCAGCGCCGCGAGTACGGGGCACTGGTTGAACAGGACCGCACGCAGCGCGCGGTCATCGCGCGACAGCGCATCATTGTGGTGCTCGCGGCCGCCCTGGTGTTGCTCGGTGGCGTGCTCGCCCTGGTGCTGTGGCGGTTCAATCGACAGGGCGTGGAGCGCGAGCGCCTGCTGGCCGCGACGAACGGCGAATTGCGGCAGGCGAACCAGGACCTTACGGCGGCGATGGCCGAGGTGCGTACGCTGTCGGGGTTCATCCCGATCTGCGCGCACTGCAAGCGGGTGCGGGACGACCAAGGCTATTGGAACGCCGTCGAACACTACATCTCGAGCCACACGGAGGCGGTCTTCAGCCACGCCATCTGCTCCACCTGCGGTCCCGAGCTCTACGGTGCAGATTGGGAGCCGAGCGTTTCGGCTCCCGAACCCTCGGACCGGCCCGCATCCCAAACCTCGGAGACCCACGTGCAGGAGCGCGAATCGCGTCGCAGTGCAGGATTCACGATGGTCGAACTGTTGGTGGTCATCATCGTTCTTGGCGTGTTGGCGGCAATCGCGATCTCCAAATTCGCAGGCTCCAAGGAGCGCGCCTACGTCGTAACGATGCGCGGCGACCTGCGGAACCTCGTCACCGCTCAGACGGCGTATCAGTCGGATCAGGATCCGCCGATGTTCGCGGCATCGTTGGCAGATCTCGGAGCTGCCTTCCGCGGTTCCGCCGGTGTCACCCTGACGCTGGGCGACGCGGGAGATAGCACGTGGAGCGCCGTCGCCACACACGCCGGAACCACGCGTCGCTGCGCCATCTATGTGGGCCTCGATCCCGTCGCACCCGCGACCCTTCGGGGCCAGGTCGGTTGCGACTGA
- a CDS encoding flavin reductase family protein — protein sequence MHRDLADLKPHERHALLTPLIAPRPIAFVSTLSAAGQGNLAPFSFFAMGGQNPQGLAFCPTADRDGNPKDTLRNLREHGEFVVNIVSREMAERVNQASAPYPPDVDEFDITGFTRLPSTRVRPPRVAEAPAALECRVVQLVPQGSGPLHGTWVIAEVLFVHIRDEYLAEDGRPDTARIEPAARLGRDEWSSVTSDSIFRLVRPTLER from the coding sequence ATGCACCGCGACCTCGCAGACCTCAAGCCGCACGAACGGCACGCGCTGCTCACGCCGCTGATTGCGCCGCGCCCGATCGCCTTCGTCAGCACGCTCAGCGCGGCCGGCCAGGGCAACCTCGCGCCATTCAGCTTCTTCGCGATGGGGGGGCAGAACCCGCAGGGCCTGGCCTTCTGCCCGACGGCAGACCGCGACGGAAACCCCAAGGACACGCTGCGCAACCTGCGGGAGCACGGGGAGTTCGTCGTCAACATCGTGTCGCGCGAGATGGCCGAGCGGGTGAACCAGGCCTCGGCACCGTATCCGCCGGATGTCGATGAATTCGACATCACGGGCTTCACGCGCCTGCCCTCGACGCGGGTGCGGCCACCGCGGGTAGCCGAGGCACCCGCCGCGCTGGAGTGCCGGGTCGTGCAGCTGGTGCCGCAGGGCAGCGGCCCCCTCCACGGCACTTGGGTGATCGCCGAGGTATTATTCGTGCATATCCGTGACGAGTATCTCGCGGAAGACGGGCGCCCCGACACCGCGCGCATCGAGCCTGCGGCTCGCCTGGGCCGCGATGAGTGGTCGTCCGTCACGTCCGATTCCATTTTCCGTCTCGTGCGGCCCACGCTCGAGCGCTAA
- a CDS encoding homogentisate 1,2-dioxygenase — protein MPFYHTLGEIPRKRHIAFRKPDGGLYNEQLVGIEGFTGPAALLYHLYPPTTVKAVRRLRETPYVADEDKTLRHRHFKTAPIARGGSPTLDRTPILFNADIAMLYAAPDQQDEHFYRNAQGDEVVYVAEGEGTLETQYGDLPIKPGDYLVIHRHILHRYRFTKPAKLLVMESRGHIRPPSRYLNAVGQHVEGAPYSERDIRVPRELKTHDEKGDFKLIIKQYDGLNEFVLDHHPLDVIGWDGQFYPWAFNIHDFEPIVGKVHQPPPVHQTFQGDGFVICSFCPRPYDFHPEAIPAPYNHSNVDSDEVLFYASSEFMSRKGIEYGSITHHPDGIPHGPHPGRYEASIGQTHTNELAVMMDSFRPLRVAKAILPYEDPKYQYSWLETGGEGFSPPTS, from the coding sequence ATGCCCTTCTACCACACGCTGGGCGAGATCCCGCGCAAGCGGCATATCGCGTTCCGCAAGCCGGACGGTGGGCTCTACAACGAGCAGCTCGTGGGCATCGAGGGCTTCACCGGGCCTGCGGCGCTGCTCTACCACCTGTATCCGCCGACCACGGTGAAGGCGGTGCGGCGCCTCCGCGAGACGCCGTACGTGGCGGACGAGGACAAGACGCTACGGCATCGGCACTTCAAGACGGCGCCGATCGCCCGCGGCGGCAGCCCGACGCTGGACCGCACGCCGATCCTGTTCAACGCGGACATCGCGATGCTGTACGCGGCGCCCGACCAGCAGGACGAACATTTCTATCGCAACGCGCAGGGCGACGAGGTGGTGTACGTCGCCGAAGGCGAAGGCACGCTGGAGACGCAGTACGGCGACCTGCCGATCAAGCCTGGTGACTACCTCGTCATCCATCGCCACATCCTGCATCGCTACCGCTTCACCAAGCCGGCCAAGCTGCTGGTGATGGAGAGCCGCGGCCATATCCGGCCGCCGTCGCGCTATCTCAACGCGGTGGGGCAGCACGTCGAGGGCGCGCCCTACAGCGAGCGCGACATCCGCGTGCCGCGCGAGCTCAAGACGCACGATGAAAAGGGCGACTTCAAGCTCATCATCAAGCAGTACGACGGGCTCAATGAATTCGTGCTCGACCACCATCCGTTGGATGTGATCGGCTGGGATGGCCAGTTCTATCCCTGGGCATTCAACATCCACGACTTCGAGCCCATCGTCGGCAAGGTCCACCAGCCGCCGCCGGTGCACCAGACCTTCCAGGGCGACGGCTTCGTGATCTGCTCGTTCTGTCCGCGGCCGTATGACTTCCACCCGGAAGCCATCCCCGCGCCGTACAACCACAGCAACGTGGATTCGGACGAGGTGCTCTTCTATGCCTCGAGCGAGTTCATGAGCCGCAAGGGCATCGAGTACGGGAGCATCACGCACCATCCGGACGGCATTCCCCACGGGCCGCATCCGGGGCGTTACGAGGCCAGCATCGGGCAGACGCACACGAACGAGCTCGCGGTGATGATGGATTCCTTCCGCCCGCTGCGCGTGGCGAAGGCAATCCTGCCCTACGAGGATCCGAAGTACCAGTACAGCTGGCTGGAGACCGGCGGCGAAGGGTTCTCCCCACCGACCTCGTAA
- the hppD gene encoding 4-hydroxyphenylpyruvate dioxygenase — MTTATKPAPSAAHDTFPINGTDYIEFWVGNAKQSQLFYRAAFGFKLVAYRGPETGVRDRASYLLEQDKIRLILTTPMGPEGEIAAHIAKHGDGVRDLAFWVDDCRDAYAKALERGAKSAQEPTVLKDEHGEIVIAGIRTYGDTIHSIVERRNYKGLFMPGFVAAESPFQPESVGLKYVDHCVGNVELGKMNHWVQFYSDVLGFYNLLSFDDKTISTEYSALMSKVMSNGNGRIKFPINEPAQGKKKSQIEEYLDFYRGPGVQHIAVATDDIIKTVRALKSRGVEFLSIPRTYYETVLDRVGKIDEDIAPLAELGILVDRDDEGYLLQIFTKPVQDRPTLFFEIIQRKGAKSFGAGNFKALFESIEREQERRGNL; from the coding sequence ATGACCACCGCCACAAAGCCGGCCCCCAGCGCCGCCCACGACACCTTCCCGATCAACGGCACCGATTACATCGAGTTCTGGGTCGGCAACGCCAAGCAGTCGCAGCTCTTCTACCGCGCCGCCTTCGGCTTCAAGCTGGTGGCCTACCGCGGCCCCGAGACGGGCGTGCGTGACCGCGCCAGTTACCTGCTCGAGCAGGATAAGATCCGGCTCATCCTCACGACGCCGATGGGTCCCGAGGGCGAGATTGCCGCACACATCGCCAAGCACGGTGACGGCGTGCGCGACCTGGCCTTCTGGGTGGACGACTGCCGCGACGCCTACGCCAAGGCCCTCGAGCGCGGCGCCAAGAGCGCACAGGAGCCGACGGTGCTCAAGGACGAGCACGGCGAGATTGTCATCGCCGGCATCCGCACCTACGGCGACACCATCCACAGCATCGTCGAGCGGCGGAACTACAAGGGCCTGTTCATGCCCGGCTTCGTCGCCGCGGAGTCGCCGTTCCAGCCGGAGTCAGTCGGACTCAAGTACGTGGACCACTGCGTCGGCAACGTCGAGCTCGGCAAGATGAACCACTGGGTGCAGTTCTACTCCGACGTGCTCGGCTTCTACAACCTGCTCTCCTTCGATGACAAGACCATCAGCACCGAGTACTCGGCCCTGATGTCGAAGGTGATGTCCAACGGGAACGGCCGCATCAAGTTCCCCATCAACGAGCCGGCGCAGGGCAAGAAGAAGTCGCAGATCGAGGAGTACCTGGACTTCTACCGAGGGCCCGGCGTGCAGCACATCGCTGTGGCGACGGACGACATCATCAAGACCGTGCGCGCACTCAAGTCCCGTGGCGTCGAGTTCCTGTCGATCCCGCGCACCTACTACGAGACGGTGCTCGACCGCGTCGGCAAGATCGACGAGGACATCGCGCCGCTGGCCGAGCTGGGCATCCTCGTGGACCGCGACGACGAAGGCTACCTGCTGCAGATCTTCACGAAGCCGGTGCAGGACCGCCCGACGCTGTTCTTCGAGATCATCCAGCGGAAGGGCGCCAAGAGCTTCGGGGCAGGGAACTTCAAGGCGTTGTTCGAGAGCATCGAGCGCGAACAGGAACGCCGGGGCAACCTGTAA